The Chitinophaga sp. H8 region ATGGCGCAATGTGGCAGGGCCGTGCAGTAAATGTAGCACCTGGCGGATTGGATAATAATACTTCAGATCGTGGAAGGATTAATTATTTCTGCAGAAAATATGTAGACGAAGGGCATAACCTTTTTTCTAATAGTGGTACAAGTTACCGGCGTTATGCCATCTTTCGGTTGGGTGAGTTATATCTAAACTATGCAGAGGCCTTGAATGAAGTATCAGGTCATAGCAATGAAGTGTATGATATGTTGAATATGATACGGGACAGGGCTGGCATGCCACCCCTGCCGGCAGGGCTGTCGCAAGGACAATTACGCGAGCGTATACGCCATGAACGTAAGATCGAACTGGCGTTTGAGAGCCACCGCTTTTGGGACGTACGTCGGTGGAAAATTGCTGAGCAGGTGGATAAAGGACCGGTGCATGGTATTGCAGTAAGCGCTGCAGGAGCATTCTCATATCCTGTATTTGAGATACGGATTTTCGATAAAAATAAACATTACCTGTTTCCCGTGCCACAACTTGAACTTGACAAAAATCACCTGTTAATACAAAATAGTGGCTGGTAAAATTAATACATTATGAAAGCAATATGTCTGTTACTGCTGGCGACCTTGTCAGCGTGCAAAGAAATTCCGGTGAAAGTATCCGGTACAGAAAAGGCTATCGCAACCGCAACCGAAACCTATCCTAATAATGGGGATTACATAGTACAGGTACGGGATCAGGGGGATACCGAGTGGAAAACGCTCTTTACTCACAACGCCGTTACAAAGAAATACAGTACGGGACAGCTGGGGAACGCTGGTTTTGTAATCCTTGATTCAGATTTCGCACGGCCTATTGAAGTGAAGGTGACAAAGGTTTCAGGTACAACTGCCAATGCAAGGATACGTCCACTGTCCAAAGGGATCATTTCTACGCTCACGGGTAATCAATTACAATTCACATTAAATGCCCCGGTAAAAATCTCCGTTGAATTTAATGGCGACATTATGAATAACCTGTTCATCTTTGCCAATCCACCTGAACAAAACAGACCCAATCCCGGAGACCCGGGAGTGATCTACTTTGCACCTGGTATCCATAATGCAGGAACCATTAATGTATCATCCGGTCAAACTGTTTATATCGCGGATGGAGCACTGGTATATGGCCATATATGGAGTGGTAATGCCACTAATGTAACTATTAGAGGTCGGGGTATTCTGGATGGCGCTAAGCTGGAACATAATCCTGGTCTAACCCGTCCATGGCTTGTGGGGCTGACAAATGGCAGTAATGTTACCATTGAAGGAATTGTAATGAGAGATGCCCCTATGTGGACGACGGTATTGAGAGATGTTGATGGCGCCAGTATCAGGAATGTAAAACAGATCTGCTACAACGAGAACTCAGATGGATTTGATATCGTACAGTCAAAAAATGTTATCATTGAAGATGTGTTTGTAAGGAATCATGATGACAACTTCAGCGCCAAGATACATACAGGAACAGCTGCAACAAATATTACCCTGAAAAATTCCACATTATGGGCGGATAGAGCGCATAACATGTTGATAGGTCCGGAGGCGGCGGGTGGTACATTTGACCAGATCAGGTTCGATAATATTGATGTATTGGAGAATGCACAGGATGATAATGTTTTTCCCGGTGTAATGGCAATTATGGCAGCGGACGGAGGTATTTACAAGAATATCGAGTGGAATAACATTCGTATTGAAGATTTTACGGCGGGTAAGGTATTTTGTGTCCAATACTCGAACGCCTACTCGTCGCTAGGCTATGGCTTGAAAGTACAGAATATACGGTTTGATAATATTACTTACAATGGAACGCATGCCAGTCAAAGCAAGTTACTGGGGTTCGACGCCAGCCGCAACATAGATACTGTCCAGATCAGTAACTATAAGATCAATGGCACACCGGTGACGGGCGTTTCATCGGGTAACATGCAGGTGAACAGTTATGTGCAGCATTTAAGTTTTTAACCTGGCTGTTACTACAAGTGGTGCTAAGTCCGGATGAGGCTGAAATAACTGATAGTTCATGGAGCCATTATTAGCGGGTGATGATAAGGCTGATCACTGTAAGTTACTTAAAAACATGCCATCTCCATCGTTTTTGCAGGTAAATCAGTGGTGCATATTTTTATCTTTTCCCGTAATAAAAACGGAGTAATAAGGTTACAGCTCCTTATTACTCCGTATGGTTTTACAATAAGCGCTTATGAACCATGCGATAGGGAATTATCTGCATGACAGCTTATTATTTCCACCAGTTGTAGTAGTTATGGTGTGTATCTACTTCGAATCCGCATTTGGGATACAGGTTGTTCCCTATGTCATTGGTTTTCTCTGTTTCCAGTAATAATCCGCAGGCTTTTGTTTCTGTGCAAAATTCTTTACAACGGTCTATTAAGCTTACAGATAAACCCCTTCCCCTGAATTCGGGGTCCACAAACAGATCACTCAACAGCCATTGTTTCTGCAGTTTGGTATAATGAAACAATGGGTAGAGCTGTGCAAATCCCACTATTTTATCATCCACGACTGCTAAAAAAGTAACCGTTTCATTATTAGAGATACGGTCCTTTATAAAGGAGGTGGCTCTTTCGAGGTCTGATGGCTGCCGGTAAAAAATCCGGTACTGGTTAAAAAGTGCTGAAAATGCATCCAGGTGTGCGAGTTCTGCTTTAATAATTTTCTCCATGATTTTTATTTTGTTACTGCAAAGTTGCAGTATTTTTGGAGTATTGATTTCATCCAGTTTTTACAAAACTATAGGTCCAGATGCTACACCCTTGGAAAACAATTTTTAACATTACGTTTGATACAGATAAAAGTCTGGTGATACAGATTGCCGACAGCATCCGTAATGAGATTATGAAAGGGCGGCTGGCAGCAGGCACTGCGGTGCCGGGAAGCAGGGTGCTGGCTGCTGACATAGGTGTAAACCGGAAAACGGTTGTTTTTGCTTATGAAACACTCATTGCAGAAGGATGGCTGGAGAGCAGGTCTAAAGCAGGTACCTTTGTAGCAGGTAATCTACCCGTTGTGGCGGTGAAAAAGAAACATGCCAGTTCCTACCAATCCAATTTTCACTTCAGGAAGGTACCTTATGCTGTGCTCACGGATATGCCTGCGGGCAGGAACCGGATTGTTTTTAATGAAGGGGCCCCGGATACCCGTTTGGCGCCACTGGTAGAAATATCAAGAGCTTACCGCCGTGTTTTTCAGCAGAAAGGCAGATGGGGGTTGCTGGGATATGGCAGCGAAAAGGGAGATGAAAAACTCCGGGAAGCTTTGTGTTTGATGTTATCCAGGGATCGTGGTATTCATTTATCAAAAGATAATATCTGTATTACGCGCGGCAGTCAGATGGCCCTTTATCTGGCTATCCGGATATTGGTGAGCGCACGGGATATGGTCGTGATGGAGTTGCCGGGCTATCCGGCAGTAGCCAAACTATTTGAAGAAGCAGGTGCAAAGGTCCTGGCAGCAAAGGTAGATAAGGACGGATTGGACACTGACTATCTGGAAAAGCTCTGTCAGCGGCATCCTATCAAGGTGCTGTATACCACCCCGCATCATCAGTTCCCTACCACTGTTACGATGAAAGCTGCCCGCCGGCTGCATTTGCTGGAGCTGTCGCTTAAATACGGTTTTGCTATCATAGAAGACGATTACGATCATGAATACCATTTTGGTGCAGGTAATAACCTGGCCCTTGCCAGCAAGGAAATGGCTGCAAATGTGATCTACATCAGCTCGCTGAGCAAATTGATTGCACCGGCCGTACGTATAGGCTATATCGCAGGGCCACCTTTGTTCATGCAATCCCTTATTAATTTCAGGGTACATATTGACAGGCAAGGTGACCGGATCATGGAGCGTGCACTTGCAGACCTGCTCGTGGATGGTACTTTAAAAAAGCATGCAAGAAAGGCGTTATCTATTTATGAAGCCCGGAGAGAAAACTTCGATCAGTTATTACGTCATTACTTTGGATCATCCGTATCATTTGAAAAACCGGAAGGAGGGCTTGCTTTCTGGATACAGTTGGAGAAGGCGGTAGATTGGGAGTCATTTATCGGAAAGTTACTGGAAAGGAATGTACAGATCGTACCACCACAGTCGTATTACTGGAAGGGGAAAGCTTCGCAGCATGTGCGGCTGGGATATGGTTCTCTTAACTTAACCGAAGTAGAAGAAGGGATAAAACAGATGGCCCGCATCTATCTGGGTAAATAACCCCGATATACGCGGACCTGTCTGTATGATGGTTTGCTACAGCGTCTTATAAGATCAGCGAAAAATGATATGCAGCGAGCTTATATCCTTTGTTCAGATAGAGCCGGTGGGCATCATTACGAACATAGCCACTGTCGAGATGTACCGCCGCCTTGCCGGTTTTGCGGGCCAGCTGATGAATATAATCCAGTAATTGCCCGCCATAACCTTTACCCCTGTACTCCGGCAAGGTGCTCAGGTCATCTATATAAATAATTTTCCCGCCTGCCAGCATGTACATATTGCGGAACCCTGCAATAGCTGCTACTCTGCCTGTTTCCTGATCCGTGATATACAGCAGCTGATAACCTTCCTGCTGCATTTCCTTTACCTGCTGCACATACTGCTCCTGCTGAAGATGTGGACGCAGACAGTATACCGCCTCCCAGCACTGTTCGATCTCTTTTTCGCTTTGTGCAAATCTGATAGTGGACATATGGACGCCGTTTAAAGTTCTGGAAGCAGATGAAAGGCCACCCCTGTACGGTTCCATACATTGATGGTAGCAATTGCCATGATGATCTGCGCTGTTTTCTCTTCTCCAAACAGGGCAATGGATTTATCATAGAGTTCATCACTCAGGCCATGTTGGGAGATCAGGGTTACTTCTTCCGTCATAGCCAGCAGCAATTGTTCCTCTTCATTAAAGGCATTGGGCGCTTCCCGCCATACAGGGATCAGGGAAATACGTTGTACGGTTTCTCCCATTTTTAAGGCATCCTGTACGTGCATGTTTACACAAAAGGCACAACCATTTATCTGGGATGCCCGGATTTTGATCAGTTCCTTATGTAGTTTGGGGATACTGGTAGTGCTTAGATATTTTTCCAATGCTGAAATAGCCTGATACGCAGCGGGCTGCACGGTCATCATTTTGAGTCTTGGTTTCATGTGATCTGATTTTATACTCCAAAAGTATACCGTATTTGGTCTATTTTTATAGACCAGTATCAAGAAAGCTGGTAGTCCAGATGCTTCCTTTTCAAACACTCATTTCTATTAATAAAAGTGCTGCCACACCTGTGTATCAGCAGATAGCCAATGGATTTATTGTATTGATCCGGGATGGCCTTATCAAGCCTGGAGCGTCATTGCCTGGCAGCCGGCAGATGGCATTGCTGTTGCAGGTACATCGAAAAACGGTCATTGCGGCCTATGATGAGTTATTTACGCAGGACTGGATCACCACTATTCCCCGCAAGGGAGTCATTGTAGCAGAAAACCTGCCGGAAATAAAGCCCAGGAGTTTTAAAGCCACTACGCCTATTCCTCCGTATGCCGGGAATACAGGTTTTACCTTTCAGTCATTTCCTGCGATGCCTGCCACTACGATCAAGCCTGGGAAGCATCGCCTCGTTATCAATGATGGATTTCCGGATATCCGGATTGCTCCCATGGAGCTGTTGTTGAGAGAATACCGGCGATTGGTGCAGCAACCAGCCGGCAAGCGGGCTGCTTCGTTTACTAACCTGGCCGGATCATTATCCCTGCGGGAGGAATTGGTAACGTTCTTATCTGCTACGCGGGGACTGAACATTGGCGTCAAAAATATACTGATCAGCCGGGGCGCGCAAATGGCAATTAATATGGCCGCCAGGCTGGTGTTAAAGCCCGGTGCAGTGGTATTGGTGGGAGAACCCAATTATTTCCTGGCGGATATGGCCTTTCAGTCGTTTGGCGCAAAGCTGGTGAGGATACCTGTAGATGAAAATGGAATGGACGTGGATGCGATCGAAAAGATCTGTAAGCAGAAAAAGCCAGACCTGCTATATATTATTCCGCACCATCATCATCCTACTACGGTTACCCTTAGTGCCAACAGGCGCATGAAGTTGCTGGAGCTGATCCGTAAGTATAAATTTCCGGTGATAGAAGATGATTACGATTATGACTTCCATTATGCCGGAGGGCCTATTTTACCATTGGCCAGTGCAGATCATGGCGGGAATGTGATCTATATCGGGTCTTTGACTAAATCCCTGGCTGCTACTATCCGTATAGGCTATATGATTGCACCGGAAAATTTTATCCGGGAGGCGCTGCATTTGCGGATCACCATTGATATCCGGGGAGACAGTCTTATGGAAGAAGCACTGGCTGCATTATTTGCACAGGGAGATGTGCAAAGACATCTGAAGAAATCGGTGAAGCTGTATCATGAGCGCCGGGATATGCTGGCCGCCTTATTGCAGCGAGAACTGGAAGGGGTGATCTCCTTTCACCTGCCCGCCGGTGGGATGGCTTTATGGGCACAGGTAAACAAACAATATCCTTTACCGGCCATTGCTGCCAGGGCCGCAGCGAAAGGGTTGTTTATGAGTGACGGTAGTACCTATAGCCGTGGCAGTAATAATTACAATGCATTCCGTTTTGGATTTGCAGCGTTAAATCCGAAAGAAATGGAAGAAGTGGTACAGCTCATCAAAAATTCCATTGAATGATGTTGTAAAGTCACCTTACTTTTGCAGCGGAAAAAAGACCGGATACAATGAAAATAGCTTATATCTGTTATGAAGTACAGGAAAGGTATGTAGTGGGAACCACCGGAGATGAGGATACTGAACTGCTGCAATTTCTGCAAGGCAAAGGACTGGATATCCACCGGGAAATATGGACGGATCAAACGGTCAACTGGCAGCAATATGAACTGGCTATCCTGAAATCGCCCTGGGATTACATTGATAAAATTGATGCGTTTTACAGCTGGTTGCAGGTATTGGAAAGTTATCAGATACGCTTGTTGAATCCGGCCGGTATTGTGAAATGGAACAGTGATAAACATTATCTGAAAGATATTGCTGCGGCCGGATTACCGGTAACGCCTACTGCATTTCTGGAGCGGGGAACCACCGTGGCATTGTCGCCTTTTTTCGATCAGTTTAATACAAACAGGTTGATTGTAAAACCCTGCGTAAGCGGAGGGTCTAAAAATACGTTTGCCATTACCCGTCCGCAGGTAGCAGACTTACAGCCCAAAATCCAGACTTTGGTACAGACAGAGTCCTTCCTGGTACAACCCTTTATCCCTGAGATTGAAACCGCCGGAGAATGGTCCCTGTTATTTTTTAATGGCAAGTTTAGCCATAGCCTGCTTAAAAAGCCGAAAGCCGGTGATTTTAAAGTGCAGCATTATCTGGGAGGGAGTATTCACCCGCAGGAGGCCACCGCACAGCAAATAACAAGTGCAGTCGCTTTTGTAACTGCTTTTGCAAAAGATTGTTTGTATGCCCGCGTAGATGGCGTGATGGTAGACGGACAGTTTTTGTTAATGGAGCTGGAACTGATCGAACCACTGCTGTATTTATTTACACATCCGGAAAGCTATCAGGATTATTTTGAAGCATTGGTGAGCTTAATGTAAACACCTTCTTTTTTTTCAAGTTAATTTTAGTTTATATAAATATTTGGTTTATGTAAACTAACTGTTATATTGTGCCATAATTAAGTGTGGCTCAAGTTAGTATGTATGATAACCAGCAATCCCTTATACCTCTGGAAATCTCTGACATCCTATTGAAAACCAGCCACCCTACACCTATTACATAATCTGTCATAACATATGCTTTCTTATTTTAAGAAATCCTTTGCAAGGAAAAGGGCCCGTCGTATTTTTCAAAAATATGGTTACCGGGTAGATAAGTTCCGTTTGAAAAACAATGAAGAAGTGGAATATGCCAACTGGCTGAATCCGCTGATCACTCCCAAGACAATCACCCAGCACGAGGTAGACTTTTTCCGGCAATATATCCGGGAAGGATCTTTTGTGGTGGATATCGGTGCCAATACGGGCGACTTAACCGTATCCATGAGTATTGCAGCCGGCGGAAGCGGGCTGGTGCTGGCATTGGATCCTAATCCGCACGTATATGCTATCCTGGAAGCCAATGCTAAACTGAATGAGGGAAAAGCCAATATTGTACCGCTGCAATTGGCTGCTTCTGATAAGGAAACAGCATTTTACTATGCTTCCTCAGAAGCCTCTATGAGTAACGGTGGGCTGATCCAGGACCTGAGTGACAACCGTCATGGAAAGTATAAGCTGGAAGATCCAATCAAAGGGGTACACCTGGGAGATTACCTGTTGACACATTATGCAGCGTGGTTACCCAAGTTATCGCTGATAAAAACAGACACGGAAGGGCTGGACTTTGAAGTGTTGAAAACGCTGGAGGTGGTGCTGGAAAAGTATCATCCTGTGGTGATTTCAGAAATCTTCCATGATATGTCTGCCGAAACAAGGGAAGGCATCTTTAACTTGTTTAAAAAATATAATTATACGATCGTCAACGCAGGGTTCATGCATACAGAAGAACCACTGGTAATCCGGCCGGTAAATGTGAAGGAGGATATGCCTAAAGCAGGTGTAACGGAAAACATTATTGCCTACTGATCCGGCAGGTATATTTTTAACTTATCAAAAAGGAGGTACCACATCTGGTACCTCCTTTTTTTAGTGGCGCTTTATCTCTATCCAGCATTAGATGTTACCTGGGAATGCGCCATAAAATTGTCTCAATTACCCCCCCAGAATGTCGTGTTTACAACCCTTGTAACCAAAAGGTTTCATATATATTTGTATTCATGGTAGAAGTGTTCAAAACCGATGTCAGGGATCAACAGCAGGCCAACAAGCTGATAGATCTGATCCACAACGCCTTCCCGGAGTATAAAGCTAATTTTGACCTGGAGGACTGCGACAGAATCCTGCGTGTAAAAAGCAGCACGCAGTTAATCCTGGCAGCCCCACTCATTCAGTTGCTGCATAAAGCAGGGTATCATGCGGAAGTACTACCGGATGACGAGCCGTCTATGAGCAGTGTATTGCAGGGCAGGAGCACAAGCTGGATGAGAGGATAATGGCAGCCCCAACAACTACCCCAGTTGTGTATCTGCATAGAAGATCATTGCTTTACTGATAAAGGCAGCATAGGCCGGATCGGGTTTACCATCACGGGCGGTATACCGTTCATCCGTTGTGTATAGTCTGGCCAGCCCCCGATAGGCATCCGCCAGGTTATCTCCGGCTACAGATGCATCCCAGTATTCGCGGATATGCGCAAAATGCCGGGCTATCTGCTGCTGTACTTTAGGATGTGTAGGTTCCAGGTGCATCAAACCCGCAATAGCTGCATTGATATTTTCTCCTGTGGCCTGCAACTTTTTGTAATCTGGCTTGCTTAACCGGCGGAGTTTGTGCTCTGCGTCTTCTACTACCTGTGTGCCCCATTTTTCCATTGCTTCCTGGCGGTAAGCCATCGC contains the following coding sequences:
- a CDS encoding glycosyl hydrolase family 28 protein; amino-acid sequence: MKAICLLLLATLSACKEIPVKVSGTEKAIATATETYPNNGDYIVQVRDQGDTEWKTLFTHNAVTKKYSTGQLGNAGFVILDSDFARPIEVKVTKVSGTTANARIRPLSKGIISTLTGNQLQFTLNAPVKISVEFNGDIMNNLFIFANPPEQNRPNPGDPGVIYFAPGIHNAGTINVSSGQTVYIADGALVYGHIWSGNATNVTIRGRGILDGAKLEHNPGLTRPWLVGLTNGSNVTIEGIVMRDAPMWTTVLRDVDGASIRNVKQICYNENSDGFDIVQSKNVIIEDVFVRNHDDNFSAKIHTGTAATNITLKNSTLWADRAHNMLIGPEAAGGTFDQIRFDNIDVLENAQDDNVFPGVMAIMAADGGIYKNIEWNNIRIEDFTAGKVFCVQYSNAYSSLGYGLKVQNIRFDNITYNGTHASQSKLLGFDASRNIDTVQISNYKINGTPVTGVSSGNMQVNSYVQHLSF
- a CDS encoding GNAT family N-acetyltransferase; this translates as MEKIIKAELAHLDAFSALFNQYRIFYRQPSDLERATSFIKDRISNNETVTFLAVVDDKIVGFAQLYPLFHYTKLQKQWLLSDLFVDPEFRGRGLSVSLIDRCKEFCTETKACGLLLETEKTNDIGNNLYPKCGFEVDTHHNYYNWWK
- a CDS encoding PLP-dependent aminotransferase family protein, whose translation is MLHPWKTIFNITFDTDKSLVIQIADSIRNEIMKGRLAAGTAVPGSRVLAADIGVNRKTVVFAYETLIAEGWLESRSKAGTFVAGNLPVVAVKKKHASSYQSNFHFRKVPYAVLTDMPAGRNRIVFNEGAPDTRLAPLVEISRAYRRVFQQKGRWGLLGYGSEKGDEKLREALCLMLSRDRGIHLSKDNICITRGSQMALYLAIRILVSARDMVVMELPGYPAVAKLFEEAGAKVLAAKVDKDGLDTDYLEKLCQRHPIKVLYTTPHHQFPTTVTMKAARRLHLLELSLKYGFAIIEDDYDHEYHFGAGNNLALASKEMAANVIYISSLSKLIAPAVRIGYIAGPPLFMQSLINFRVHIDRQGDRIMERALADLLVDGTLKKHARKALSIYEARRENFDQLLRHYFGSSVSFEKPEGGLAFWIQLEKAVDWESFIGKLLERNVQIVPPQSYYWKGKASQHVRLGYGSLNLTEVEEGIKQMARIYLGK
- a CDS encoding GNAT family N-acetyltransferase, giving the protein MSTIRFAQSEKEIEQCWEAVYCLRPHLQQEQYVQQVKEMQQEGYQLLYITDQETGRVAAIAGFRNMYMLAGGKIIYIDDLSTLPEYRGKGYGGQLLDYIHQLARKTGKAAVHLDSGYVRNDAHRLYLNKGYKLAAYHFSLIL
- a CDS encoding carboxymuconolactone decarboxylase family protein, which produces MKPRLKMMTVQPAAYQAISALEKYLSTTSIPKLHKELIKIRASQINGCAFCVNMHVQDALKMGETVQRISLIPVWREAPNAFNEEEQLLLAMTEEVTLISQHGLSDELYDKSIALFGEEKTAQIIMAIATINVWNRTGVAFHLLPEL
- a CDS encoding PLP-dependent aminotransferase family protein — encoded protein: MLPFQTLISINKSAATPVYQQIANGFIVLIRDGLIKPGASLPGSRQMALLLQVHRKTVIAAYDELFTQDWITTIPRKGVIVAENLPEIKPRSFKATTPIPPYAGNTGFTFQSFPAMPATTIKPGKHRLVINDGFPDIRIAPMELLLREYRRLVQQPAGKRAASFTNLAGSLSLREELVTFLSATRGLNIGVKNILISRGAQMAINMAARLVLKPGAVVLVGEPNYFLADMAFQSFGAKLVRIPVDENGMDVDAIEKICKQKKPDLLYIIPHHHHPTTVTLSANRRMKLLELIRKYKFPVIEDDYDYDFHYAGGPILPLASADHGGNVIYIGSLTKSLAATIRIGYMIAPENFIREALHLRITIDIRGDSLMEEALAALFAQGDVQRHLKKSVKLYHERRDMLAALLQRELEGVISFHLPAGGMALWAQVNKQYPLPAIAARAAAKGLFMSDGSTYSRGSNNYNAFRFGFAALNPKEMEEVVQLIKNSIE
- a CDS encoding ATP-grasp domain-containing protein gives rise to the protein MKIAYICYEVQERYVVGTTGDEDTELLQFLQGKGLDIHREIWTDQTVNWQQYELAILKSPWDYIDKIDAFYSWLQVLESYQIRLLNPAGIVKWNSDKHYLKDIAAAGLPVTPTAFLERGTTVALSPFFDQFNTNRLIVKPCVSGGSKNTFAITRPQVADLQPKIQTLVQTESFLVQPFIPEIETAGEWSLLFFNGKFSHSLLKKPKAGDFKVQHYLGGSIHPQEATAQQITSAVAFVTAFAKDCLYARVDGVMVDGQFLLMELELIEPLLYLFTHPESYQDYFEALVSLM
- a CDS encoding FkbM family methyltransferase translates to MLSYFKKSFARKRARRIFQKYGYRVDKFRLKNNEEVEYANWLNPLITPKTITQHEVDFFRQYIREGSFVVDIGANTGDLTVSMSIAAGGSGLVLALDPNPHVYAILEANAKLNEGKANIVPLQLAASDKETAFYYASSEASMSNGGLIQDLSDNRHGKYKLEDPIKGVHLGDYLLTHYAAWLPKLSLIKTDTEGLDFEVLKTLEVVLEKYHPVVISEIFHDMSAETREGIFNLFKKYNYTIVNAGFMHTEEPLVIRPVNVKEDMPKAGVTENIIAY
- a CDS encoding MerR family transcriptional regulator, which codes for MESTYAVKKLARLAGVSVRTLHHYDQIGLLVPSVRTKAGYRIYGEAELLRLQQILFYKELDFSLEEIAGILDDPAFGILEALEGHKKALEVRRNRLSTLLETIDKTILKLKGGPIMLTNEELYEGFPRETAMAYRQEAMEKWGTQVVEDAEHKLRRLSKPDYKKLQATGENINAAIAGLMHLEPTHPKVQQQIARHFAHIREYWDASVAGDNLADAYRGLARLYTTDERYTARDGKPDPAYAAFISKAMIFYADTQLG